The Rhodoferax sediminis genome has a segment encoding these proteins:
- a CDS encoding ThiF family adenylyltransferase has translation MTFDYDRAFSRNFGWVTRAEQQQLRKSRIAIAGLGGVGGAHLLTLARLGIANFNIADFDDFDVHNLNRQAGAFMSHMGQTKINTVARMARDINPEIDLRLFPKGVQPDNVDEFLRDADVYVDGLDFFVLPARRMVFAKCREKGIPALTAAPLGMGVAFLHFSPTGMSFEDYFKVEGHESDEQYARFIAGLSPAMMQRHYLVAPEAVDFRAKRGPSTIMACDLCAGVTGTSVLKLLLGRGTVRAAPWGMHFDAYHQKLKRTWRPFGNANPLQQLLLKFIRPVLRGRSDG, from the coding sequence ATGACCTTTGACTACGACCGAGCTTTCTCGCGCAATTTTGGATGGGTGACGCGAGCAGAGCAGCAGCAACTCAGAAAGTCCCGCATCGCCATTGCGGGACTGGGTGGCGTCGGTGGCGCGCACTTGCTGACGCTGGCCCGGCTCGGCATTGCCAATTTCAACATTGCCGACTTTGACGACTTCGACGTCCATAACCTGAACCGTCAGGCCGGCGCCTTCATGTCCCATATGGGGCAAACCAAAATAAACACAGTCGCCCGGATGGCGCGGGACATCAACCCGGAGATCGATCTGCGACTGTTCCCCAAGGGCGTCCAGCCGGATAACGTGGACGAGTTTTTGCGTGATGCGGACGTTTATGTGGACGGGCTGGACTTCTTCGTGCTGCCCGCGCGGCGCATGGTGTTTGCTAAGTGCCGCGAAAAGGGCATTCCCGCGCTGACGGCCGCGCCGCTGGGTATGGGCGTCGCCTTTCTCCACTTCAGCCCCACTGGCATGAGTTTTGAGGACTACTTCAAGGTGGAAGGGCATGAGTCGGACGAGCAATATGCGCGTTTTATCGCGGGTCTGTCGCCCGCCATGATGCAACGCCATTACCTGGTGGCGCCGGAAGCGGTCGATTTCCGGGCGAAGCGGGGCCCATCCACCATCATGGCCTGCGACTTGTGCGCTGGCGTCACGGGCACGTCGGTGTTGAAGCTGCTGCTGGGGCGTGGCACCGTCAGGGCGGCGCCGTGGGGCATGCACTTCGACGCCTATCATCAAAAGCTCAAGCGGACCTGGCGTCCGTTTGGCAACGCCAACCCCTTGCAGCAATTGCTGTTGAAGTTCATACGGCCGGTACTGCGCGGGCGCTCTGACGGTTGA
- a CDS encoding MBOAT family O-acyltransferase produces MLFTTAAFICVFLPVTLIGFFAIARFSHARAALWLFVASVFFYGYWMPVFTLLLLASITGNFWVGTRIASLANADDDRKRAQATRWMVFGVAANLTLLGYFKYANFFVDNFNAAVGSSWDIGRVILPIGISFFTFTQIAFLADAWRKGVREYRFVHYGLFVSYFPHLIAGPVLHHAQMMPQFRDAATYRFNSGNFSAGLAIFALGIFKKVVLADGISPYADAIFKAADLGMSPDFAGAWLGALAYTLQLYFDFSGYSDMAIGLSWMLNVRLPFNFNSPYRAINISDFWRRWHMSLSQFLRDYLYIGLGGNRKGVVRRYANLMVTMVLGGLWHGAGWSFVIWGTLHGLYLGINHGFRALCGPGLCARFDRSRLFGASSWLLTMLAVILAWVVFRAETLRGAGRILERMVHPANTGHVHTLLWNAGLSLSVGGLWCVVLGAMACLMPNTNAIGEHLLRRCQSRSGATAYALLIAGASSAAVAFLLLMNITRDSVSAFIYFNF; encoded by the coding sequence GTGCTGTTCACAACCGCTGCCTTCATCTGCGTTTTCCTGCCAGTCACCCTGATCGGCTTTTTTGCCATTGCCCGCTTCAGTCATGCGCGGGCCGCGCTTTGGCTTTTTGTTGCCTCCGTGTTTTTCTACGGCTACTGGATGCCGGTGTTCACGCTGCTATTGCTCGCGTCGATCACTGGCAATTTCTGGGTCGGCACAAGGATCGCGTCACTGGCCAATGCTGACGATGACCGCAAGCGCGCGCAGGCCACAAGGTGGATGGTTTTTGGCGTCGCCGCCAACCTCACGCTGCTGGGCTACTTCAAGTATGCGAATTTTTTTGTGGACAACTTCAATGCGGCCGTGGGCTCGAGCTGGGACATTGGCCGTGTGATTCTGCCCATCGGCATATCGTTTTTCACCTTCACGCAAATTGCGTTTCTGGCCGACGCCTGGCGCAAGGGCGTACGGGAATACCGGTTTGTGCACTACGGCCTGTTCGTCTCGTATTTTCCGCACCTGATCGCCGGCCCCGTGCTGCACCATGCACAGATGATGCCGCAGTTCAGGGATGCGGCGACTTATCGCTTCAACAGTGGCAACTTCAGCGCGGGCCTGGCCATCTTTGCGCTCGGGATATTTAAAAAGGTGGTGCTGGCAGATGGCATCAGTCCGTACGCCGATGCCATTTTCAAGGCGGCCGACCTGGGCATGTCGCCGGATTTTGCGGGCGCCTGGCTGGGTGCCCTGGCGTATACCTTGCAGCTGTACTTTGATTTTTCCGGCTATTCGGACATGGCCATCGGTCTGTCGTGGATGTTGAATGTGCGGCTGCCTTTCAACTTCAATTCCCCCTATCGGGCGATCAATATCAGCGATTTCTGGCGACGCTGGCACATGTCGCTGTCCCAATTTTTGCGCGACTATTTGTACATCGGCCTGGGCGGCAACCGCAAAGGGGTTGTGCGTCGCTATGCGAACCTGATGGTCACGATGGTGTTGGGCGGTTTATGGCACGGAGCCGGCTGGTCTTTTGTGATTTGGGGCACGCTGCACGGTCTCTATCTGGGGATAAACCATGGCTTTCGTGCGCTGTGCGGCCCGGGCTTGTGCGCGCGCTTCGATCGCAGCCGTCTGTTTGGCGCATCGTCATGGCTGCTGACCATGCTGGCGGTCATCCTGGCCTGGGTCGTGTTTCGGGCCGAGACCTTGCGGGGCGCGGGCAGGATACTGGAGCGCATGGTTCACCCTGCGAACACCGGCCATGTACATACCCTGCTGTGGAATGCCGGCCTGAGCTTGTCCGTGGGCGGTCTGTGGTGTGTTGTGCTGGGGGCCATGGCCTGCCTCATGCCCAACACCAACGCCATTGGCGAGCATCTGCTGCGTCGCTGCCAGTCCCGTTCGGGCGCGACCGCCTACGCGCTGTTGATCGCGGGCGCCAGCAGTGCCGCGGTCGCGTTTTTGCTGCTGATGAACATCACGCGTGATTCGGTCAGCGCCTTCATCTACTTCAACTTCTGA
- a CDS encoding asparagine synthetase B family protein: MSDDIGDLMPPTDLAPEAGPHLSDDRGALTVDRFGIHSLCYRVDNGQLRFAPRADELADVNTEIDPQAIFDYLYFHAIPSPRTIYKGIYRLPPGHQAVMEDGKVTVSPYWQPRFEEQHNPSFAALKDEFRQLLQQAVAAQLDGNKPACFLSGGTDSSTVAGMIGLASGKVAASYSIGFHAQGYDEIEYARLAARHFKTEHHEYYVTPEDVVRSVPTVAAYFDQPFGNSSALPSYYCARMAREDGVSKILAGDGGDELFGGNSRYAKQRIFGWYDHVPGVIQKGLMEPLLGSSAAQALALTRKAGSYVEQARVPMPDRMQMYNLIMRLGPSEVLTPQLMAQIDTTAPLQLQRSVWQAPAQGSALNKELAYDWRFTLAESDLPKVLGATGCAGLAVGFPMLDQRLLEFSLKLPTDYKLKGLKLRWFFKEALRGFLPDATIAKKKQGFGLPFGVWANTQPALKALATDSLHGLARRGVVRADFVQTLLTQRLPEHPGYFGEMVWILMMLEQWLAAKAPGFNMPG; encoded by the coding sequence ATGAGCGACGATATTGGCGACCTGATGCCCCCGACCGACCTGGCCCCTGAAGCGGGCCCGCATTTGTCCGACGACCGTGGCGCTCTGACGGTCGACCGCTTTGGCATCCACTCGCTGTGCTACCGCGTCGATAACGGCCAGCTGCGCTTTGCGCCGCGTGCCGATGAACTCGCGGATGTCAACACGGAGATCGACCCGCAGGCGATTTTTGACTACCTGTACTTTCACGCAATCCCGTCGCCGCGCACCATCTACAAAGGCATTTACCGGCTGCCGCCCGGGCATCAGGCGGTCATGGAAGACGGCAAGGTCACGGTGTCACCGTACTGGCAACCGCGCTTCGAGGAGCAGCACAACCCGTCGTTTGCCGCCTTGAAAGACGAGTTCCGGCAACTGCTGCAGCAGGCGGTGGCGGCCCAGCTCGACGGCAACAAGCCGGCCTGCTTCCTGAGCGGGGGCACCGACAGCTCGACCGTGGCGGGGATGATCGGGCTGGCCAGCGGCAAGGTGGCGGCCTCGTATTCGATCGGCTTTCATGCGCAGGGCTACGACGAGATTGAATACGCGCGGCTGGCCGCCAGGCACTTCAAGACCGAGCACCACGAGTATTACGTCACGCCCGAGGATGTGGTGCGCAGCGTGCCGACCGTGGCCGCGTATTTTGACCAGCCCTTTGGCAACTCGTCGGCGCTGCCCTCCTACTATTGCGCCCGGATGGCGCGCGAAGACGGCGTCAGCAAGATACTGGCGGGCGACGGTGGCGACGAGCTGTTCGGCGGCAACAGCCGCTACGCCAAGCAGCGCATATTTGGCTGGTACGACCATGTGCCGGGCGTGATTCAAAAAGGCCTGATGGAGCCGCTGCTGGGCAGCAGCGCTGCGCAGGCACTGGCGCTGACGCGCAAGGCGGGCAGCTATGTGGAGCAGGCCCGCGTGCCCATGCCCGACCGCATGCAGATGTACAACCTGATCATGCGTCTGGGCCCCAGCGAAGTGCTGACGCCGCAGCTGATGGCGCAGATCGACACGACGGCGCCGCTGCAGTTGCAGCGCAGCGTCTGGCAGGCGCCGGCGCAGGGTAGCGCCCTGAACAAGGAACTCGCCTACGACTGGCGCTTTACCCTGGCCGAGAGCGATTTGCCCAAGGTGCTGGGCGCCACCGGCTGCGCGGGGCTGGCGGTAGGCTTTCCGATGCTGGACCAGCGGCTGCTGGAGTTCTCGCTCAAGCTGCCGACCGACTACAAGCTCAAGGGTTTGAAGCTGCGCTGGTTTTTCAAAGAAGCGCTGCGCGGATTTTTGCCGGACGCGACCATCGCCAAGAAGAAGCAAGGATTCGGGCTGCCTTTTGGCGTGTGGGCCAACACGCAGCCGGCCCTGAAGGCGCTGGCCACCGACTCGCTGCACGGCCTGGCCCGGCGCGGCGTGGTGCGCGCTGATTTTGTGCAAACCCTGTTGACGCAGCGGCTGCCCGAACACCCTGGCTACTTTGGCGAGATGGTGTGGATTCTGATGATGCTGGAGCAGTGGCTGGCGGCGAAGGCGCCGGGGTTCAACATGCCGGGCTGA
- a CDS encoding glycosyltransferase, whose translation MKRVLMIAYHFPPLAGSSGIQRTLRFVQHLPALGWQPLVLSAHPRAYENTSDDLLADVPTATVVRRAFALDTARHLQLKGRYLGWMARPDRWISWKFDAIRQGIKLIDEYKPDVIWSTYPIATAHVIASKLHRKTGIPWIADFRDPMAQDGYPADPRTWQSYQAIEADAAARARCCVFTTPGAARMYQQRYPAAASRMVVLENGYDEESFASVAPQATTGSTLANGRRPLLMLHSGIVYPSERDPTQLFEALGRLQKTGVLSPADLRIRFRASVHDDLLQSLAQAHGAQGFIELCPAIPYREALAEMLAVDALLVMQASNCNAQIPAKIYEYLRAGKPILGLTDPAGDTAGVLRGAGLNDIARLDSADEIARVLPALMHDWRQGKAALPPAQAVQQASRRGRSQALASLLAQATAASGVAASRY comes from the coding sequence TTGAAACGAGTTCTGATGATTGCCTACCACTTCCCGCCGTTGGCGGGCAGCAGTGGCATCCAGCGCACCTTGCGTTTTGTGCAGCACTTGCCGGCGCTGGGCTGGCAGCCCTTAGTGCTCAGTGCCCACCCGCGCGCCTACGAAAATACCAGCGACGACCTGCTGGCCGATGTGCCCACCGCAACGGTGGTGCGCCGCGCCTTTGCGCTGGACACCGCGCGCCACCTGCAGCTCAAGGGGCGCTACCTGGGCTGGATGGCCCGGCCCGACCGCTGGATCAGCTGGAAGTTTGACGCCATCCGTCAGGGCATCAAACTGATTGACGAATACAAGCCCGACGTGATCTGGTCCACCTACCCCATTGCCACGGCGCACGTGATTGCGTCAAAGCTGCACCGCAAAACAGGCATCCCGTGGATCGCGGACTTTCGCGACCCGATGGCGCAGGACGGCTACCCCGCGGATCCGCGCACCTGGCAGAGCTACCAGGCCATAGAGGCAGACGCCGCGGCGCGCGCACGCTGCTGCGTCTTTACTACTCCCGGCGCGGCGCGCATGTACCAGCAGCGCTACCCCGCCGCAGCCAGTCGCATGGTTGTGCTGGAAAACGGCTATGACGAAGAAAGCTTTGCTTCGGTGGCGCCGCAAGCAACCACAGGCAGCACCCTGGCGAACGGCAGGCGGCCGCTTCTGATGCTGCACAGCGGCATCGTTTACCCCTCGGAGCGTGACCCGACCCAACTGTTTGAAGCACTGGGCCGCTTGCAAAAGACGGGGGTGCTGAGTCCGGCCGACCTGCGCATCCGCTTTCGCGCATCGGTGCACGATGATTTGTTGCAAAGCCTCGCCCAAGCTCATGGTGCGCAAGGCTTTATCGAACTGTGCCCGGCCATACCGTACCGCGAGGCACTCGCCGAAATGCTCGCGGTCGATGCGCTGCTGGTCATGCAGGCCAGCAATTGCAATGCGCAGATACCCGCCAAGATTTACGAATACCTGCGCGCGGGTAAACCGATACTTGGCCTGACTGACCCCGCTGGCGACACGGCCGGCGTTCTGCGCGGTGCGGGCCTCAACGACATTGCGCGGCTTGATTCAGCGGACGAAATTGCGCGGGTCCTACCTGCACTGATGCATGACTGGCGCCAAGGCAAGGCAGCCTTGCCGCCAGCGCAGGCCGTGCAGCAAGCCTCCCGCCGCGGGCGCTCGCAAGCCCTGGCAAGCCTGCTGGCGCAAGCCACGGCCGCGTCGGGCGTTGCCGCCAGCAGGTACTGA
- a CDS encoding oligosaccharide flippase family protein, translating into MSTRRSLVFSFLDRYASLAISVASSMVIARLLTPTEIGVFSVTMVLLMFVATVRDLGAGQYLVQERELTTERIRAVWAVQLGLGLGLACVVLLASYPVALFYNEPRMRNIMLVVALNYAINPFGSLTYAWLMREMRFESVALMRFSAGLSGALVSIFLAWHHYGPISLAFGALASTLANALIAVYYRPKSFPWLPGVAEIRRVLAFGSKLTASTLITVLANNAPELFLGKLQSLTAAGLYSRSNGLVQMFNRLFVDAVGAVCLPWFARQSREHGSFVEPFLKSTAYVTAFGWSFCLALVCLAQPVVRLLYGHQWDQSVDLVRLLAVAMAFSVPAALCEVALLSSGAVGTIAQVTVFSAIQGVAFVAIGASQGLLMLGVATIVAAAVTAMLWLRATTRQIELPLHGLLPSLGKSAAVALIAAIGPVLVLWIYGPYPEVVVMPLVMGGVASGVGFVTGVLIFRHPLQEEILAVWVKLKRRTA; encoded by the coding sequence ATGTCCACCCGCAGATCGCTAGTTTTCTCTTTTCTCGATCGCTACGCGAGTCTGGCGATTTCGGTGGCCTCGTCGATGGTGATTGCGCGGCTGCTAACGCCCACCGAGATCGGGGTGTTTTCAGTCACCATGGTGTTGCTGATGTTTGTCGCTACCGTGCGCGACCTGGGGGCGGGCCAATATCTGGTCCAGGAAAGAGAACTCACCACCGAACGCATCCGTGCCGTCTGGGCCGTGCAACTGGGCCTGGGCCTGGGCCTGGCGTGCGTCGTGTTGCTGGCCAGCTATCCGGTGGCGCTGTTTTATAACGAGCCGCGCATGCGCAACATCATGCTGGTCGTGGCGCTGAACTACGCCATCAACCCCTTCGGCTCGCTGACCTATGCGTGGCTGATGCGCGAGATGCGTTTTGAAAGCGTTGCCCTCATGCGCTTTTCAGCGGGTCTCAGCGGAGCGCTGGTATCCATTTTTCTGGCCTGGCACCACTATGGCCCCATCAGCCTGGCATTTGGAGCATTGGCTTCTACCCTGGCCAATGCACTGATCGCTGTGTACTACCGGCCCAAGTCTTTTCCGTGGCTGCCGGGCGTGGCAGAAATCAGGCGGGTTTTGGCATTTGGCTCGAAGCTCACGGCCAGCACGCTTATCACCGTGCTGGCAAATAACGCGCCTGAGCTGTTTCTGGGCAAGCTGCAAAGCTTGACCGCGGCGGGGCTGTATTCGCGCTCCAACGGTCTTGTGCAGATGTTCAACCGGCTGTTTGTGGATGCGGTGGGCGCCGTGTGTCTGCCGTGGTTCGCCCGGCAGTCGCGCGAGCACGGCAGCTTTGTGGAGCCGTTTCTTAAATCAACCGCCTATGTCACGGCCTTTGGCTGGTCGTTTTGCCTTGCGCTGGTTTGTCTGGCGCAGCCCGTCGTGCGACTCTTGTACGGCCACCAGTGGGACCAGTCGGTGGACCTGGTGCGCCTGCTGGCCGTAGCCATGGCGTTCAGCGTGCCGGCGGCGCTTTGCGAGGTTGCGCTGCTGTCATCGGGTGCGGTAGGCACTATTGCCCAAGTCACCGTTTTTAGTGCGATACAGGGCGTGGCGTTTGTGGCGATCGGTGCCTCGCAGGGTCTTTTGATGCTGGGCGTCGCGACGATTGTGGCTGCCGCAGTAACGGCAATGCTATGGCTGCGCGCAACGACTCGGCAAATTGAGTTACCGCTGCATGGTCTGCTGCCTTCCTTGGGTAAGAGTGCGGCAGTTGCCTTGATAGCGGCGATAGGGCCTGTACTCGTGTTGTGGATATACGGCCCGTATCCCGAAGTTGTAGTGATGCCTCTAGTGATGGGCGGGGTAGCTAGTGGCGTGGGCTTTGTGACGGGTGTGCTGATTTTTCGGCATCCGCTGCAAGAGGAAATACTGGCGGTCTGGGTAAAGCTGAAGCGACGGACCGCATAA
- a CDS encoding glycosyltransferase family A protein, producing MDKQNSKVSVIIPTTAARARRSLLKRAIESIRRSSQFPIKIIAVVNGNRFDVGTCDWLKTQSDILVEYLEKPSAPEAVLRGRELITTEFFSTLDDDDEYLEEATDWKIQLMNSNQAYDLVVTNGYKHMNGTDIIFYSDLTKVSAHPLRCLMSFNWLHNCNALYRTASIETSYFKDSHPYAEWTWLAFKLAMKNKKIGVLNKPTFRYNDTPTSLSKSSSYRNSYLPLFEKMLNQKPPSDIAQLIRRKRGRAWHDASHASLEDGNRLEALKYHWRSLMAPGGYRYLSYTRHLLFPYR from the coding sequence ATGGACAAGCAAAACTCTAAAGTCAGTGTCATCATTCCTACAACGGCTGCCCGTGCGAGACGCTCGCTGCTAAAGCGGGCCATTGAATCCATTCGACGCTCTTCACAATTTCCTATTAAAATCATCGCTGTGGTAAATGGCAATCGATTTGATGTAGGCACTTGCGATTGGCTCAAAACTCAATCCGATATTCTCGTTGAATATCTCGAAAAACCTTCTGCTCCAGAAGCTGTGCTAAGGGGGCGAGAGTTGATTACAACAGAGTTTTTTTCTACATTGGATGATGACGATGAGTATCTTGAGGAAGCCACTGACTGGAAAATACAGCTAATGAATTCTAACCAAGCCTATGATCTTGTCGTAACTAATGGTTATAAACATATGAATGGTACCGATATCATTTTTTATTCCGATCTTACAAAAGTTTCTGCTCACCCTTTAAGATGCCTAATGAGTTTTAATTGGCTGCATAACTGTAATGCGCTTTATCGAACTGCGTCTATCGAGACTTCATACTTTAAAGATAGTCATCCCTACGCAGAATGGACGTGGTTGGCATTCAAACTGGCGATGAAGAACAAGAAAATTGGTGTACTGAATAAGCCCACCTTCAGGTACAACGACACGCCAACTTCACTTTCAAAATCTAGTAGCTATCGAAACAGCTATTTACCATTATTTGAAAAAATGCTTAACCAGAAGCCTCCGTCAGACATAGCGCAATTGATTCGCAGGAAAAGAGGGAGAGCCTGGCACGATGCATCTCACGCGTCCTTAGAAGATGGAAATCGCTTGGAGGCGTTGAAATACCATTGGCGAAGTCTTATGGCGCCAGGCGGCTACCGATATCTCAGCTACACGCGACATCTTTTATTTCCTTATCGATAA
- a CDS encoding FkbM family methyltransferase produces the protein MLKQYLKSALIRLARSREYELIPAWSFDRQPLARHLRAIFERYNVDCVFDVGGNLGQYHDLLREEVGFKGLVFSFEPVSKYIDILREKSESDQKWQIFDFALGSAEGSAPINVTKSPGLNSFLEPQKDVVQNFWPAGEVTGIEQVRIRVLDSIFEDLRREHSFHAPYLKLDTQGFDLEVLRGSKQSLIEFRALQTEASIKPLYQGMPDYRDIIEHLAEAAFELSGMFPVSHDEALRLIEFDCLLINRLHTAA, from the coding sequence ATGTTAAAGCAGTATTTGAAAAGTGCGCTGATAAGACTCGCGCGTTCTCGCGAATACGAGCTTATTCCAGCTTGGTCTTTCGACAGGCAACCGCTTGCACGACATCTCAGGGCGATTTTTGAACGCTACAACGTTGATTGCGTTTTTGATGTTGGTGGAAACTTGGGCCAATATCATGACCTGTTGCGCGAAGAGGTTGGATTTAAAGGATTAGTATTTTCTTTCGAACCAGTCAGCAAGTACATTGACATTCTCAGGGAAAAATCTGAATCTGATCAAAAATGGCAAATTTTTGACTTCGCTCTGGGTAGCGCAGAAGGTTCGGCCCCAATTAATGTGACAAAATCCCCAGGTTTAAACTCTTTTCTGGAGCCACAGAAAGATGTGGTACAGAATTTTTGGCCTGCTGGTGAGGTTACTGGTATCGAGCAGGTAAGAATTCGCGTCCTTGATTCAATTTTCGAAGACTTGCGTCGCGAACATAGTTTTCATGCACCTTATTTAAAGCTGGATACACAAGGCTTTGATCTTGAGGTGCTAAGAGGTAGCAAACAATCATTGATTGAATTTCGGGCACTTCAGACAGAGGCGTCAATCAAACCCTTGTACCAAGGGATGCCAGATTACCGGGATATTATTGAGCACCTCGCGGAAGCCGCCTTTGAGTTGAGCGGGATGTTTCCGGTTTCACATGATGAAGCCTTGCGACTAATCGAATTTGATTGCTTGCTCATTAATCGCTTGCATACTGCTGCATGA
- a CDS encoding N-acetyltransferase: MRRINGKCGLYCYRLVVQPLADHPRLPPSRGKKFAFHLLTEFDPILDSLDRPSAVIRQRFVQGAQCLVATRDESLVGCIWFVRGPYAEDEVRVDFLLPQGGRYVWDFDVFVAESERLGFLFAKQWDAFDALLKPLGVSHTVSRINAFNQRSKASHRSLGAIDCGWALFVGVGPFQWMLSSQRPFAALGGRPALHIKLEVTSES, from the coding sequence ATGCGCCGCATCAATGGCAAATGCGGCCTCTATTGCTATCGTCTGGTGGTTCAACCGCTGGCCGATCATCCCCGTCTGCCGCCCAGTCGCGGAAAAAAATTCGCGTTCCACCTGTTGACCGAATTCGACCCAATTCTAGATAGCCTGGATCGCCCATCGGCGGTCATTCGTCAGCGCTTTGTCCAGGGGGCCCAATGCCTGGTGGCGACCAGGGATGAATCGCTGGTCGGCTGCATCTGGTTCGTTCGCGGACCCTATGCCGAAGATGAGGTTCGGGTGGATTTTTTGCTGCCCCAGGGCGGTCGCTATGTGTGGGATTTTGATGTTTTTGTCGCGGAGTCGGAACGACTCGGGTTTCTTTTTGCAAAGCAATGGGACGCATTCGATGCACTGCTTAAGCCGCTAGGCGTCAGTCACACCGTGAGCAGAATCAATGCATTTAATCAACGCTCCAAAGCCTCGCATCGAAGCTTGGGAGCGATAGATTGCGGATGGGCCCTGTTTGTAGGTGTGGGGCCTTTTCAATGGATGTTGTCTAGCCAAAGGCCGTTCGCAGCGCTTGGCGGCCGCCCTGCACTACACATCAAACTCGAAGTGACATCGGAGTCTTGA